In a genomic window of Variovorax paradoxus:
- the ampD gene encoding 1,6-anhydro-N-acetylmuramyl-L-alanine amidase AmpD → MSTTEDGARATGGDALWRDGWYRFAKALPSPNFGPRPAAARERIDLVVLHSISLPPGEYGGDAVQQLFTNRLDWDAHPYFQSIRGLEVSSHFYVRRNGELWQFVSGDDRAWHAGVSSWRGRDNCNDDSIGIELEGLEGGPFEDAQYETLASLAAAIAQHYPIAHIAGHEHIAPGRKQDPGAGFDWHRLRDHLGWSPHMFPSQVVDR, encoded by the coding sequence ATGTCGACGACTGAAGACGGCGCGCGCGCCACCGGCGGCGATGCGCTCTGGCGCGACGGCTGGTACCGCTTCGCGAAGGCGCTGCCCTCGCCCAACTTCGGACCGCGCCCCGCGGCCGCGCGCGAGCGCATCGACCTCGTCGTGCTGCACTCGATCAGCCTGCCGCCCGGCGAGTACGGCGGCGACGCGGTGCAGCAGCTCTTCACCAACCGGCTCGACTGGGACGCGCATCCTTACTTCCAAAGCATTCGTGGCCTCGAGGTGTCCTCGCATTTCTACGTGCGCCGCAACGGCGAGCTCTGGCAGTTCGTGAGCGGCGACGACCGCGCATGGCATGCGGGCGTGTCGTCGTGGCGCGGCCGGGACAACTGCAACGACGACTCGATCGGCATCGAGCTCGAGGGCCTCGAGGGCGGGCCGTTCGAGGACGCGCAGTACGAGACGCTCGCGAGCCTCGCCGCGGCGATCGCGCAGCACTATCCGATCGCGCACATCGCGGGCCACGAGCACATCGCGCCGGGCCGCAAGCAGGATCCGGGTGCCGGCTTCGACTGGCATCGGCTGCGCGATCACCTCGGCTGGAGTCCACACATGTTTCCCTCGCAGGTGGTGGACCGCTAA
- a CDS encoding sigma-54-dependent Fis family transcriptional regulator: MSSSHPPSQRPAQILVIDDEPDLRTLYELTLLREGYRVEAAGSVSEAWQHLEATRFDAVITDMRLPDGQGMEIIQRIQKNQRSERCVVMTAYGSAENAVEALKAGAFDYLTKPVDLKQFRAVVASAVQAQQPPPVAQAAVRLAKAADANDGTSALAAAGSAGASALDRLVGDSEPMRLVKSRIAKVARGMAPVLVRGESGTGKELVARAVHACSQRSDGPFVAVNCGAIPENLLEAEFFGARKGSYTGSAQDRDGYFQAARGGTLFLDEIGDLPLAMQSKLLRAIQERSVRPIGSTQEDAVDVRIVSATHKDLHAEVQAGRFRQDLFYRLNVIEIAVPALRERREDLPALCVALLARIAQDGGLPAPRLSDALLRQLAQHPLHGNVRELENLLHRAVALYDGDELQLDLMDGALGGGWTAAAPGPAAPHAATTSAPATPPEAFEAKPVVAAPPPAPRPVVPTPLPSDLQAYLDQQEREILVRALHESGFNRTAAAARLGMSLRQIRYRIARLGISTPNGDDGASSHVDD, translated from the coding sequence GTGAGCAGCTCCCATCCGCCCTCCCAGCGTCCCGCGCAGATCCTCGTCATCGACGACGAACCCGACCTTCGCACGCTCTACGAACTCACGCTGCTGCGCGAAGGCTACCGGGTCGAGGCCGCGGGCAGCGTCTCCGAAGCCTGGCAGCACCTCGAGGCCACGCGCTTCGACGCCGTGATCACCGACATGCGGCTGCCCGACGGCCAGGGCATGGAGATCATCCAGCGCATCCAGAAGAACCAGCGCAGCGAGCGCTGCGTGGTGATGACCGCCTATGGCTCGGCCGAGAACGCGGTCGAGGCGCTGAAGGCCGGCGCCTTCGACTACCTCACCAAGCCGGTCGACCTGAAGCAGTTCCGCGCGGTCGTCGCTTCCGCGGTGCAGGCGCAGCAGCCGCCGCCGGTCGCGCAGGCCGCCGTGCGCCTGGCCAAGGCCGCCGATGCGAACGACGGCACGTCGGCGCTGGCCGCCGCGGGCAGCGCGGGCGCGTCCGCGCTCGATCGGCTGGTCGGCGATTCGGAGCCGATGCGGCTCGTGAAGTCGCGCATCGCCAAGGTGGCGCGCGGCATGGCGCCGGTGCTGGTGCGCGGCGAGTCGGGCACCGGCAAGGAGCTGGTGGCGCGCGCGGTCCATGCGTGCAGCCAGCGCAGCGACGGCCCCTTCGTCGCGGTGAACTGCGGCGCGATTCCCGAGAACCTGCTCGAGGCCGAATTCTTCGGCGCGCGCAAGGGTTCGTACACCGGCTCGGCGCAGGACCGCGACGGCTATTTCCAGGCCGCGCGCGGCGGCACGCTGTTCCTCGACGAGATCGGCGACCTGCCGCTGGCGATGCAGTCCAAGCTCCTGCGCGCGATCCAGGAACGCAGCGTGCGGCCGATCGGCTCCACGCAGGAAGACGCGGTCGACGTGCGCATCGTGAGCGCGACCCACAAGGATCTGCACGCCGAGGTGCAGGCCGGCCGCTTCCGGCAGGACCTGTTCTACCGGCTCAACGTGATCGAGATCGCCGTGCCCGCGCTGCGCGAGCGCCGCGAGGACCTGCCCGCGCTGTGCGTCGCGCTGCTCGCGCGCATCGCGCAGGACGGCGGGCTGCCCGCGCCGCGCCTGTCGGACGCGCTGCTGCGGCAACTCGCGCAGCATCCGCTGCACGGCAACGTGCGCGAGCTCGAGAACCTGCTGCATCGCGCGGTCGCGCTGTACGACGGCGACGAACTGCAGCTCGACCTGATGGATGGCGCGCTCGGCGGCGGCTGGACGGCGGCCGCGCCCGGACCCGCCGCGCCGCACGCCGCGACGACCTCGGCACCCGCCACGCCCCCCGAAGCGTTCGAAGCGAAGCCCGTCGTGGCCGCGCCGCCGCCTGCGCCGCGGCCCGTGGTGCCCACGCCGCTGCCCTCCGACCTGCAGGCCTACCTCGACCAGCAGGAGCGCGAGATCCTCGTGCGCGCGCTGCACGAGAGCGGCTTCAACCGCACGGCCGCCGCCGCGCGCCTGGGCATGAGCCTGCGCCAGATCCGCTACCGCATCGCCCGCCTGGGCATCAGCACGCCCAACGGCGACGATGGCGCGAGCAGCCATGTCGACGACTGA
- a CDS encoding PAS domain-containing sensor histidine kinase, translating into MGSSSSLWASGEPVTDWDVLEPGARESAALLRLWRGFMGARCFVALVLVLLQGVSFALGQTMQPMAVALSASYLAAAALGARYVHFEPPMRGFGATWMMSTGVDLAVFAALQVTQGGNINYTPLFALPVLMSAVLGTVMVSMGTTATVTLLLLADAAWHWVQQPGDSPARFVQAALTGTGLFVVALLAHELARRLAREEAVSQHNRSSAQMQAQVNDLVIETLSEGVLVIDAEGLVHAANPAADAILGQGLGQLRLPFPLHAQPAWHALAALARQTYARREPQTEEIPVAQARGAAREVRVRTRLTPSSDRRMGSLCVMFLQDLRELEARIRTEKLAAMGRMSAAVAHEIRNPLAAITQASALLNEDLTDPAHRQLTHMVQHNAQRLARIADDVLDVSRARQQRVLSLGEQVVLDPTVQALTEEWMRQTQRKGVTVALDAPGAEVRFDVEHLRRLLVNLLDNAARYASLREGAIQVVTTLQRAGSPGRPTLQVWSDGAPLEPAVQRHLFEPFFSSESRSSGLGLFLCRELCRRHGAAIGYERRALAADGPEGNEFFVGFAASENRLTQ; encoded by the coding sequence ATGGGCAGCAGTTCCTCCCTCTGGGCCAGCGGCGAACCGGTCACCGACTGGGACGTGCTGGAGCCCGGCGCGCGCGAGAGCGCCGCGCTGCTGCGGCTGTGGCGCGGCTTCATGGGCGCGCGCTGCTTCGTCGCGCTGGTGCTGGTGCTGCTGCAGGGCGTGAGCTTCGCGCTCGGCCAGACCATGCAGCCGATGGCGGTGGCGCTGTCGGCCAGCTACCTCGCGGCGGCCGCGCTGGGCGCGCGCTACGTGCATTTCGAGCCGCCGATGCGCGGCTTCGGCGCCACCTGGATGATGAGCACCGGCGTCGACCTCGCGGTCTTCGCGGCGCTGCAGGTCACGCAGGGCGGCAACATCAACTACACGCCGCTGTTCGCGCTGCCGGTGCTCATGAGCGCGGTGCTCGGCACGGTGATGGTGAGCATGGGCACCACCGCCACCGTCACGCTGCTGCTGCTGGCCGATGCCGCCTGGCACTGGGTGCAGCAGCCCGGCGACTCGCCCGCGCGCTTCGTGCAGGCGGCGCTCACGGGCACCGGGCTGTTCGTGGTGGCGCTGCTGGCGCACGAGCTCGCGCGGCGGCTGGCGCGCGAGGAGGCGGTGTCGCAGCACAACCGCAGCAGCGCGCAGATGCAGGCGCAGGTCAACGATCTGGTGATCGAGACGCTGAGCGAAGGCGTGCTGGTGATCGACGCCGAAGGCCTGGTGCACGCGGCCAACCCGGCGGCCGACGCGATCCTGGGCCAGGGCCTGGGCCAGTTGCGGCTGCCCTTCCCGCTGCATGCCCAGCCGGCCTGGCATGCGCTGGCCGCGCTGGCGCGCCAGACCTATGCGCGCCGCGAGCCGCAGACCGAGGAGATCCCGGTCGCGCAGGCACGCGGCGCGGCGCGCGAGGTGCGCGTGCGCACCCGCCTCACGCCCTCGAGCGACCGGCGCATGGGCAGCCTGTGCGTGATGTTCCTGCAGGACCTGCGCGAGCTCGAGGCGCGCATCCGCACCGAGAAGCTGGCCGCGATGGGCCGCATGTCGGCCGCGGTCGCGCACGAGATCCGCAACCCGCTGGCCGCCATCACGCAGGCCAGCGCGCTGCTCAACGAGGACCTGACCGATCCCGCGCACCGCCAGCTCACGCACATGGTGCAGCACAACGCGCAGCGCCTCGCGCGCATCGCCGACGACGTGCTCGACGTCTCGCGCGCGCGCCAGCAGCGCGTGCTGTCGCTCGGCGAGCAGGTGGTGCTCGATCCCACGGTGCAGGCGCTGACCGAGGAATGGATGCGCCAGACCCAGCGCAAGGGCGTGACCGTGGCGCTCGATGCGCCGGGCGCCGAGGTGCGCTTCGACGTCGAGCACCTGCGCCGCCTGCTGGTGAACCTGCTCGACAACGCGGCGCGCTACGCGAGCCTGCGCGAGGGCGCGATCCAGGTCGTGACCACGCTGCAGCGCGCGGGCAGCCCGGGCCGGCCGACCCTGCAGGTCTGGAGCGACGGCGCGCCGCTCGAGCCGGCCGTGCAGCGCCACCTGTTCGAACCCTTCTTCTCGTCGGAGAGCCGCTCGAGCGGGCTGGGCCTGTTCCTGTGCCGCGAGCTGTGCCGGCGCCACGGCGCGGCCATCGGCTACGAGCGGCGCGCGCTGGCGGCCGACGGGCCCGAGGGCAACGAATTCTTCGTCGGCTTCGCCGCGAGCGAAAACCGGCTGACACAATAG
- the ccsA gene encoding cytochrome c biogenesis protein CcsA: protein MILAIPSPLGVALGIAAAAAYGFAAAAGARLSRQATQWALGLAWLLHAAVLGHGLVGHEPRFGFAPALSVTAWLVLTVYAVESRMYPQLQVRRALAWLGAAAVLLAILFPGTPLHVSASPWLPLHLALGISSYGLFAAAVVHAWLTTRAEKQIRLAAEPQGGVPLLTLERLTFRFVTAGFVLLSATLLAGLLFSEQLYGAAGRAWKWDHKSAFSVLAWISFAVLLIGRARFGWRGRTARRVLYAGSALLLLAYVGSRFVLEVVLARPPA, encoded by the coding sequence ATGATTTTAGCGATCCCCTCCCCACTCGGCGTGGCGCTGGGCATCGCCGCCGCGGCCGCCTACGGTTTTGCCGCTGCCGCAGGCGCCCGGCTGAGCCGCCAGGCCACCCAGTGGGCGCTCGGCCTGGCCTGGCTGCTGCATGCCGCGGTGCTCGGCCATGGCCTGGTCGGCCACGAACCCCGCTTCGGCTTCGCGCCCGCCCTGTCGGTCACGGCCTGGCTGGTGCTCACCGTCTACGCGGTCGAAAGCCGCATGTACCCGCAGCTTCAGGTGCGCCGCGCGCTGGCCTGGCTCGGCGCGGCGGCGGTGCTGCTCGCGATCCTCTTTCCCGGCACGCCGCTGCACGTGTCGGCCTCGCCCTGGCTGCCGCTGCACCTGGCGCTGGGCATCTCTTCCTACGGCCTGTTCGCCGCCGCCGTCGTGCACGCCTGGCTCACGACCCGCGCCGAGAAGCAGATCCGCCTGGCCGCCGAGCCGCAGGGCGGCGTGCCGCTGCTGACGCTCGAGCGCCTCACCTTCCGCTTCGTGACGGCCGGCTTCGTGCTGCTGTCGGCCACGCTGCTGGCCGGGCTGCTGTTCAGCGAACAGCTCTACGGCGCCGCGGGCCGGGCCTGGAAGTGGGACCACAAGTCGGCCTTCTCGGTGCTGGCCTGGATCAGCTTCGCGGTGCTGCTGATCGGCCGCGCGCGCTTCGGCTGGCGCGGGCGCACCGCGCGGCGCGTGCTCTACGCGGGCTCGGCGCTGCTGCTGCTGGCCTACGTGGGCTCGCGCTTCGTGCTCGAAGTGGTGCTGGCGCGTCCGCCGGCCTGA
- the ffh gene encoding signal recognition particle protein, whose product MASALTEKFSRLVKTMSGQARITESNVQDMLREVRMALLEADVALPVVRDFVARVKEKALGQEVLGSLKPGQALVGIVNRELAATMGEGVSDINLAAQPPAVILMAGLQGAGKTTTTAKLAKHLIEKRKKKVLTVSGDVYRPAAIEQLKTVTKQAGAEWFPSTADQKPLDIARAALDHAKRHFFDVLLVDTAGRLAIDEVLMAEIQQLHGALNPVETLFVVDAMQGQDAINTARAFKEALPLTGIILTKTDGDSRGGAALSVRQVTGVPIKFAGVSEKIDGLEVFDAERHAGRILGMGDIVALVEQVTAGVDVAAAQKLAAKVKSGAGFDLNDFLGQLQQMKQMGGLSSLMDKLPTQMAAKASEADMTRAERDIRRKEGIIQSMTPLERRKPELLKATRKRRIAAGAGVQVQEVNRLLNEFEQMQGMMKKMKGGGLMKMMKKMGGMKGMGGMGGPGGPKLPF is encoded by the coding sequence ATGGCCAGCGCTCTCACCGAAAAATTCTCCCGCCTCGTCAAGACGATGAGCGGCCAGGCGCGCATCACCGAAAGCAACGTGCAGGACATGCTGCGCGAAGTGCGCATGGCGCTGCTCGAAGCCGACGTGGCGCTGCCCGTGGTGCGCGACTTCGTCGCCCGCGTGAAGGAAAAGGCGCTCGGCCAGGAAGTGCTGGGCTCGCTCAAGCCGGGCCAGGCGCTGGTCGGCATCGTCAACCGCGAGCTCGCCGCCACCATGGGCGAGGGCGTCTCCGACATCAACCTCGCGGCCCAGCCGCCGGCGGTGATCCTCATGGCCGGCCTGCAGGGCGCCGGCAAGACCACCACCACCGCCAAGCTCGCCAAGCACCTGATCGAGAAGCGCAAGAAGAAGGTGCTCACGGTCTCGGGCGACGTCTACCGGCCCGCCGCCATCGAGCAGCTCAAGACCGTCACGAAGCAGGCCGGCGCCGAATGGTTCCCGAGCACGGCCGACCAGAAGCCGCTCGACATCGCGCGCGCCGCGCTCGATCACGCCAAGCGCCACTTCTTCGACGTGCTGCTCGTCGACACGGCCGGCCGGCTCGCGATCGACGAGGTGCTGATGGCCGAGATCCAGCAGCTGCACGGCGCGTTGAACCCGGTCGAGACCCTGTTCGTGGTCGACGCCATGCAGGGCCAGGACGCGATCAACACGGCGCGCGCCTTCAAGGAGGCGCTGCCGCTCACCGGCATCATCCTGACCAAGACCGACGGCGATTCGCGCGGCGGCGCGGCGCTGTCGGTGCGCCAGGTCACGGGCGTGCCGATCAAGTTCGCGGGCGTGAGCGAGAAGATCGACGGCCTCGAGGTGTTCGACGCCGAGCGCCATGCGGGCCGCATCCTGGGCATGGGCGACATCGTCGCGCTGGTCGAGCAGGTCACGGCCGGCGTCGACGTGGCGGCGGCGCAGAAGCTCGCGGCCAAGGTCAAGAGCGGCGCGGGCTTCGACCTCAACGACTTCCTCGGCCAGCTGCAGCAGATGAAGCAGATGGGCGGCCTCTCGAGCCTGATGGACAAGCTGCCCACGCAGATGGCCGCCAAGGCCAGCGAGGCCGACATGACGCGCGCCGAGCGCGACATCCGCCGCAAGGAAGGGATCATCCAGAGCATGACCCCGCTGGAGCGCCGCAAGCCCGAGCTGCTCAAGGCCACGCGCAAGCGCCGCATCGCGGCCGGCGCGGGCGTGCAGGTTCAGGAAGTGAACCGCCTGCTCAACGAGTTCGAGCAGATGCAGGGGATGATGAAGAAGATGAAGGGCGGCGGCCTCATGAAGATGATGAAGAAGATGGGCGGCATGAAGGGCATGGGCGGGATGGGCGGTCCCGGCGGGCCGAAGCTGCCGTTCTGA
- a CDS encoding AAA family ATPase, whose product MTFDELRTLVPAPGAGADWARCCELLPDLLRLEETPQDPYYHAEGNVGLHTRMVLDALAQDAHYRRADADGRFVLFMACLLHDIAKPDTTVIDEASGRIGQPGHSRRGAVDVRVLMWKARVPFALREAVCRIVAVHQLPFHAFASRKGERPERLVHRLSWELSLPDLCCVARCDMLGRHYEERSDSLADIALFEQLAQEEGCWDGPRQMVDAHTRLAYFRGADTSPDYPLFQNPGSRVRVMCGLPASGKNHWVAQQRKGWPVVSFDDARAELGLKHGENDGLAAHHAVDQAKALLRRQEHFVWNATHLSQQMRTKTLDLLWAYHAQIELVYLEVPHTELMRRNRERDTTLSSAGIERMLHRWELPTPIEAHATVYAVQT is encoded by the coding sequence ATGACTTTCGACGAACTTCGCACGCTGGTGCCCGCGCCCGGAGCTGGCGCCGACTGGGCACGTTGCTGCGAACTGCTGCCGGACCTGCTGCGCCTCGAGGAGACGCCGCAGGACCCGTACTACCACGCCGAGGGCAACGTCGGCCTCCACACGCGCATGGTGCTCGATGCGCTGGCGCAGGACGCGCACTACCGACGCGCCGATGCCGACGGCCGCTTCGTGCTGTTCATGGCCTGCCTGCTGCACGACATCGCCAAGCCCGACACCACGGTGATCGACGAGGCCAGCGGCCGCATCGGCCAGCCCGGCCATTCGCGCCGCGGCGCGGTCGACGTGCGCGTGCTGATGTGGAAGGCACGCGTGCCCTTCGCGCTGCGCGAGGCCGTGTGCCGGATCGTCGCGGTGCACCAGCTGCCGTTCCATGCCTTCGCGTCGCGCAAGGGCGAGCGGCCCGAGCGGCTGGTGCATCGGCTGTCGTGGGAGCTGAGCCTGCCCGACCTGTGCTGCGTGGCGCGCTGCGACATGCTGGGACGGCACTACGAGGAGCGCTCCGACAGCCTGGCCGACATCGCACTGTTCGAGCAGCTCGCGCAGGAGGAAGGCTGCTGGGACGGCCCGCGGCAGATGGTCGACGCCCACACGCGCCTGGCCTACTTCCGCGGCGCCGACACCAGCCCCGACTACCCGCTGTTCCAGAACCCGGGCTCGCGCGTGAGGGTGATGTGCGGCCTGCCCGCGAGCGGCAAGAACCACTGGGTGGCGCAGCAGCGCAAGGGTTGGCCGGTGGTGTCCTTCGACGATGCGCGCGCCGAGCTGGGCCTGAAGCACGGCGAGAACGACGGGCTCGCCGCGCACCATGCGGTCGACCAGGCGAAGGCGCTGCTGCGCAGGCAGGAACACTTCGTCTGGAACGCCACCCACCTGAGCCAGCAGATGCGCACCAAGACGCTGGACCTGCTGTGGGCCTACCACGCCCAAATCGAACTGGTGTACCTCGAGGTGCCGCACACCGAGTTGATGCGCCGCAACCGCGAGCGCGACACGACGCTGTCGAGCGCGGGCATCGAGCGCATGCTGCACCGCTGGGAGCTGCCGACGCCGATCGAGGCGCACGCGACGGTCTACGCGGTGCAGACCTGA
- a CDS encoding RNA ligase family protein has protein sequence MFPLSSSLSSLPLLKYPRTAHLEGSRLQPGDSDDGQTPLATLHGLHVVIEEKLDGANAAVSFGAAGELLLQSRGHYLAGGAGERQFNLFKHWAATHEAALLERLEDRYVMYGEWCFAKHSCWYDRLPAFFLEFDLYDRQAQCFLSTPARQALLAGGPVLSVPVLYEGAMPRQPKALRSLVRPSLARSTDWRSAFERAVADKGQPLTLARQQTDLSDLAEGLYLKTESNGQVTGRYKWVRPDFVQTILDSGSHDTRRPLLPNRLAPGADLHAPVPSLGWHDLGLRTLRDPAELTTTGRPR, from the coding sequence GTGTTTCCCCTTTCTTCTTCCCTCTCGTCGCTGCCGCTGCTGAAGTACCCGCGGACCGCGCACCTCGAAGGCTCGCGCCTGCAGCCCGGCGACAGCGACGACGGCCAGACGCCATTGGCAACGCTGCACGGACTGCACGTGGTCATCGAGGAAAAGCTCGATGGCGCGAACGCCGCCGTGTCGTTCGGCGCGGCCGGCGAGCTGCTGCTGCAGTCGCGCGGCCACTACCTCGCGGGCGGTGCCGGCGAGCGCCAGTTCAACCTGTTCAAACACTGGGCCGCCACGCACGAGGCGGCGCTGCTCGAACGGCTCGAGGACCGCTACGTGATGTACGGCGAATGGTGCTTCGCCAAGCACAGCTGCTGGTACGACCGGCTGCCGGCCTTCTTCCTGGAGTTCGATCTCTACGACCGCCAGGCACAGTGCTTTCTCTCGACGCCGGCGCGGCAGGCGCTGCTCGCGGGCGGCCCGGTGCTGTCGGTGCCCGTGCTCTACGAGGGCGCGATGCCACGCCAGCCGAAGGCCCTGCGTTCGCTCGTGCGGCCCTCGCTCGCGCGCAGCACCGACTGGCGCTCGGCCTTCGAACGGGCCGTGGCCGACAAGGGCCAGCCGCTCACGCTGGCGCGGCAGCAGACCGACCTCTCGGACCTGGCCGAGGGCCTGTACCTCAAGACCGAGTCGAACGGCCAGGTGACGGGCCGCTACAAGTGGGTGCGCCCGGACTTCGTCCAGACCATCCTCGACTCGGGCTCGCACGACACCCGCCGGCCGCTGCTGCCGAACCGGCTGGCACCGGGCGCGGACCTGCATGCGCCGGTGCCGTCGCTCGGCTGGCACGACCTGGGACTGCGCACGCTGCGCGATCCCGCCGAACTCACGACCACCGGGAGGCCGCGATGA
- the mdoH gene encoding glucans biosynthesis glucosyltransferase MdoH, giving the protein MKPNDFSQLNVLADADFSRRSPVREERHPNAVTAPPVNRGSMTPRPWRGFWNSLGTALLVRLGAGGKRESAPAEARQPWQRAASQRRLAFMLLTVLSTVVASTLFAGVQPDYDNVWLEYGQIGLYGLLSGWVVTGFVTALMGFYVSVRGDKHALSVKQVANHPMNPEARTAIIMPICNEDVATVFAGLRATCESVAATGHAKQFDVFVLSDSYNPETAAAERAAWEDLRAALADSPNQPQVEVYYRLRTRRTHRKAGNVADFCRRWGKDYRYMVVLDADSVMSGDCLTSMVKLMEANPSAGIIQTATQAIGHVTLHARAQQFASRVTGRLFTLGMQFWQLGESHYWGHNAIIRVEPFMKHCALAPIKGTGGMSGGIMSHDFVEAALMRRAGYNVWLVSDLVGSYEQQPPDLLAELQRDRRWCQGNLQNARLMAEPGIHSVHRAMFVTGTMAYVSAPLWLAFLTLGTALWLSGSSLISSWSVLPAELAGLWIWTLCLLFLPRVLGIVAVLMRGEQRQFGGLWGLVKSSVMESGLAIVQAPVRMLAHSLFVLVALTGIKLDWKSPPREAAAVPWKVAASQLAPMTLVIALLAVGVAMIDPSALMWLMPVGLPLLLAIPLTVLTSQIALGTTLRDRGFLLIPEESRSPAVLRRAWMHALRLSRPAALATA; this is encoded by the coding sequence ATGAAGCCGAACGACTTCTCCCAACTCAATGTCCTGGCCGATGCCGACTTCTCGCGCCGCAGCCCGGTGCGTGAGGAACGCCATCCCAACGCCGTTACCGCGCCTCCGGTCAACCGCGGCTCGATGACGCCGCGCCCCTGGCGCGGCTTCTGGAACAGCCTCGGCACCGCCCTGCTGGTCCGCCTGGGTGCCGGCGGCAAGCGCGAAAGCGCCCCGGCCGAAGCCAGGCAGCCGTGGCAGCGCGCCGCCTCGCAGCGCCGCCTGGCCTTCATGCTGCTGACCGTGCTGAGCACCGTGGTCGCTTCCACGCTGTTCGCGGGCGTGCAGCCCGACTACGACAACGTCTGGCTCGAATACGGCCAGATCGGCCTCTACGGCCTGCTCTCGGGCTGGGTCGTGACCGGTTTCGTGACCGCCCTCATGGGCTTCTACGTCTCGGTGCGCGGCGACAAGCACGCGCTCTCGGTCAAGCAGGTGGCCAACCACCCAATGAACCCCGAGGCCCGCACCGCGATCATCATGCCGATCTGCAACGAGGACGTGGCCACCGTGTTCGCCGGCCTGCGCGCCACCTGCGAATCGGTCGCGGCCACCGGCCACGCCAAGCAGTTCGACGTGTTCGTGCTGTCCGACAGCTACAACCCCGAGACTGCCGCCGCCGAGCGCGCCGCCTGGGAAGACCTGCGCGCCGCGCTGGCCGACAGCCCGAACCAGCCGCAGGTCGAGGTCTACTACCGCCTGCGCACCCGCCGCACGCACCGCAAGGCCGGCAACGTGGCCGACTTCTGCCGCCGCTGGGGCAAGGACTACCGCTACATGGTCGTGCTCGACGCCGACTCCGTGATGAGCGGCGACTGCCTGACCTCGATGGTCAAGCTGATGGAAGCCAACCCGAGCGCCGGCATCATCCAGACCGCCACCCAGGCCATCGGCCACGTGACGCTGCATGCCCGCGCCCAACAATTCGCTTCCCGCGTGACGGGCCGCCTGTTCACGCTGGGCATGCAGTTCTGGCAACTGGGCGAATCGCACTACTGGGGCCACAACGCGATCATCCGCGTCGAACCCTTCATGAAGCACTGCGCGCTGGCCCCGATCAAGGGCACCGGCGGCATGTCCGGCGGCATCATGTCGCATGACTTCGTCGAAGCCGCGCTGATGCGCCGTGCCGGCTACAACGTGTGGCTGGTGTCCGACCTGGTCGGCAGCTACGAACAGCAACCGCCGGACCTGCTGGCCGAGCTGCAGCGCGACCGCCGCTGGTGCCAGGGCAACCTGCAGAACGCCCGCCTGATGGCCGAGCCCGGCATCCACTCGGTGCACCGCGCGATGTTCGTGACCGGTACCATGGCCTATGTTTCCGCGCCGCTGTGGCTCGCGTTCCTCACGCTGGGCACCGCGCTGTGGCTCAGCGGTTCGAGCCTGATCTCGAGCTGGAGCGTGCTGCCGGCCGAACTCGCCGGCCTCTGGATCTGGACCCTGTGCCTGCTGTTCCTGCCCCGCGTGCTCGGCATCGTTGCCGTGCTGATGCGCGGCGAGCAACGCCAGTTCGGCGGCCTGTGGGGCCTGGTCAAGAGCTCGGTGATGGAAAGCGGTCTCGCGATCGTGCAGGCACCGGTGCGCATGCTGGCCCACTCGCTGTTCGTGCTGGTCGCCCTCACCGGCATCAAGCTCGACTGGAAGTCGCCCCCGCGTGAAGCCGCCGCCGTGCCGTGGAAGGTCGCTGCCTCGCAGCTGGCCCCCATGACGCTGGTGATCGCACTGCTGGCCGTCGGCGTCGCGATGATCGACCCGAGCGCCCTGATGTGGCTCATGCCGGTCGGCCTGCCGCTGCTGCTGGCGATCCCGCTGACCGTGCTGACCAGCCAGATCGCGCTGGGCACCACGCTGCGCGACCGCGGCTTCCTGCTGATCCCTGAGGAATCGCGTTCGCCGGCCGTGCTGCGCCGCGCCTGGATGCATGCGCTGCGCCTCTCGCGCCCCGCCGCGCTGGCCACCGCCTGA